The genomic stretch TGAAGAACCGCAGCCGCTTCGTGCCTGACCACATCAAGCTGCCGGAGATCTTCCTGGCGACGTTCGTGATGGTGCTGCTCACGTACGGCCTGATCGGTCTGTACAGCGTATGGGCGGAAGGCCTGGAGCTCCACCCCGGTATTCACAAGGTCCGCTCGACGCCGCTCGCGACGCTGGGCATCATCACCACGCTGGGCCTGACCGTGATGTTCGCGGTGCTGTTCGTCCGGCAGATGGTCACGGACTTCGCAGGCTGGGCCGCTGCCGAGCCTGTTACCCCCAACGTGACCGCCGAGGGCTTCTACGCCGCGATGGTGCTGCTGATGCTGGCCGCCAGCGTCGCGCTGTACAAGAAGTACTTCATGGACGGCGAGGTGCTCGTCGAGGACGCCAGTGGCGAGTTCCCCTGGTAATCAGGAGAGATTGAAATGACCCGTTACAAGAAGCAAGATCCGGAAATCACGCGCCGCAAGTTCATCAACGTGGCCATGGGCACCGGCGCCGGTGTGGGCGTCCTGAGCCTCGTGAGTGCCCTGGGCAGTGCCAAGCCCGCCTTCCGCCTGACCCCCGAGAAGGCCCCCCCCATCAAGGGTGACATCCTGGTGCATGCCTCGGCCGACAAGGAAGGCCAGCCGATCCGTGTGTCGGAACTCAGCGAGCAGGGCGTGTCCGCCTGGCCGATGGGCAAGGACAAGGAAGGCAATAACGTCATCCGCAAGGGTGAGCCGAACAACCAGCTGGCTGTCTACCGTTTCGAGCGCGACCGCTTCAAGGTGCCCGAAGAAGGCGGTCACGCACATGTGGTGCTAGAACTGAACGGCATCACTGAGCAGGGTGTCGTGGCCTACTCGAACAAGTGCACCCACGCTGGCTGCGCAGTTCCCAACGATCCCAACGACGCCACCAAGCTGTTCTGCCCCTGCCATTCCGGGCAGTATGACCTGCTGCAAGGCTGTAAGGTCGTGGGCGGTCCACCCCCCCGCTCCATGCCGCAGCTGCCCATCAAACTGGACAACGACCAGCTGGTCGTGACCGAAACGTTCGTGACGGCACCCTACGGCTTCCTGAACGAAGCTGACTGGGAAACCTACCTCGAGCAGGTCAAGGAGATCATCGGATGAACCAGTGGCTGGATGACCGTCTGCACATCTCGCGCCTGAACGACAAGTTCCTGCGCAAGGCCTTCCCGGTGCATCACTCCTTCTTCCTGGGAGAGATCACGCTGTTCAGCCTGATCGTGCTGATCATCACCGGGATCCTGCTGGCGCTCGCGTACGAGCCCAGCAACTCGCTCGTCGTCAACTCCTTCGACCCCGGCACCAAGGCCGACCCGAATCTGGTGCCCGCCGCGTACCACTCGGCCCTGAAGATCAACGCCATGCCCTTCGGGGACATGCTGCGCCGGATCCACCACTGGATGGCCAACATCATGGTCGCCGCTGCCGTCATTCACATGATGCGCATCTACTTCACGGGCGCGTTCAAGAAACCCCGCGAGATCAACTGGTGGATCGGCATGCTGCTGCTGATATTCGCATCGCTGACTGCTGTGACCGGCTACATCCTCCCCTACGACAACTACGCGTACAACACCGTCAGCGTGATCTACGCCATCACCAAGTCCGTGCCCTGGGTGGGCGACTGGCTGGCGCAGGCCGCGTTCGCGGGCCGTTTCCCTGGTGAGGGGATCATCCCCCGTATCTACGGCTATCACATCATGCTGCTGCCCGGCATCCTGCTGGCCCTGACCGGCGCGCACATGCTGATCATGATCAAGCAGAAGCACACCCAGCCGCAGTACGCCAAGCGTCTGGCCTACAAGAAGATCGTGGGCGTGCCGCTCATGACCCAGCAGACCCCCATCATGCTGATGCTGGCCCTGCTGTTCACTGGTCTGGTCGTGCTGTTCGCGGCGTTCATCCCAGTTCACCCGGTCGAGTACTACGGGCCGCCTAGCCCCGATCCGATCAGCGGGATTAAACCCGACTGGTACCTGCTGTGGGTCTTCGGGGCCCTGGCCATCATCCCCGGCTTTGAACTGGAAGTGCTGGGCGGCGTGATCAGCGCCGAGTTCGTGGGGGCCATGGTCTTCCCCGGCATCATCATGGCGGCCATGTTCGCGGTGCCCATGCTGGACCGCAGCAAGGACAACATGTACTACGCTGAGAACCCCACCAATCACCCGGTGCGGCTGGGTGCAGGCGTGGCGTTCCTGGTGATGATGATCGTGCTGTCGGTCGCGGGCTACAAGATCGAGCTGATTCAGAGTGGCATTCTGTCCTCTGCGAATGCCAATACCATCCTGTGGATCCTGACGATTGGCCTGCCGGCCATCAGCTACTTCGCGACGATCGGCATCGTACGTCTGATCCGCGCCATCCGCGAGGCGGACGAGCGCGACGCGCTGGCCCACGCCCACGCAGACGACTGAGTGCACAACTGAGCCTCACCCCTGAAGCCCCGGCCCCTGCGCCGGGGTTTTTCTGTGGTGCGCCGGGTGTGCTTCACTGCGGGGCATGGATGAACTGGCCCGGCACCTGGCACAGACTGCGTATGAACTGAAGCTGGCTGGTCATGCTCCCGCACAGGCTGACCCGGAGGCGCTCGCTGCACTGGCCCGCGCCGCGCTGGAGGAACTGATCGCGCGGGGCCTGCTGCCCGATCCGGAGCCTGATGTGGGGTGCTGGAGCGTGCCCCGTTCAGGGCTGCACTGACGATCCGCAGTGCAAACGCCGCCTCTGGGGAGAGGCAGCGGTGGGGGTGGGCTGGTTCAGGCCTGCACGCGGGGGGTGTTGGGGATGTTCGCGGCGGGCGCGTCGCCCTGGCGGCTGCCGGCGGCGTAACCCACCTGCGCGCCGAACTGCCACGCGAGCTTGATCATGAACTGGATGGCATCCTCGTCGTGCTGATTGATCAGGGTGCGCAGGTGTTCGGGGAGTCCGTCGGGCAGCGGCATGGCGCGGAGCTGCTCCCCGTATTCGCTGCGGAGCTGCTCGAACCACTCGGCGTAGGGGTTCGTCATGCCCACCATGCTAACACTGGGACGCTCAAGGAATGTAAGCGGAAGCCCCGCGTGCTCTCGGCTGGCCCGGCTGGACACTTTGCCTTCCAGGCACCTTTTTCTTTCCCGAATGGTAGTACGCTTCACGCATGACCGCGACCACCACCCCCGAAACCAGCGGCGGCGTGCCCGCCCGTGACATCACCATCAGCGAATTCGGCGCCCAGAAAGCCCTGGGTATCCTGCAGAACAGCGGCAAGGAGAACGCCGGCGTGCGCGTGTTCATCAAGAGCGGCGGCTGCAGCGGCTACCAGTACGGCATGGCCATTGACGACCGCGAACTCGAAGGCGACCTGATCGTCGTGGACCGCGGCGTGAAACTGCTCGTGGACCGCATGAGCCTGCCCCTGCTGCGCGGCAGCGAGGTGGACTTCGTCGAGAACATGATGGGCGGCGGCTTCACCGTACACAACCCCAACGCCACCTCCGCGTGCGGCTGCGGGTCCTCATTCCGGACCGATGGCGCGCAGTCCCCGGACGGCGAGGGTTCTGGCGGCTGCGGCAGCCACTGAGTTCTGCCTGTTGCTGTTTGCGCAGATGAAGATTCCGGCCACCTCACAGGTGGTCGGTTTTTTGTCGTGTCAATCCCCCATCGCCCGTGATCAGCGGGTGAAAAGAGACCTTGACGGTCTTCATCTGACCCGTATACTGCCTGCATCACCAACATCCAGGGCGGCAGGTTCAGCCCAGTCAGTACACGGAGGATCCATGAAGAAGACCCTTGCCCTCACTGCATTCCTGCTCGGCGCGGCCCTGGCCGGTCCCGCCAACAACAGTCTCGTTGTCGGCACCTCACAGGAACCGCCGAACATCTACGACCCCTGGAACACCAACAACCTCGCCATCACCAGCGAGATCAACGGCTACATGGGTGCGGGCCTGACCTACCAGGACGACAACGGTGACACCAAGGCCGATATCGCCACCCGCGTTCCCACCCTCGCCAACGGCGACTACAAGGTCGTCAAGGACAGCAAGGGCGACGTGATCCGCAACAGCGTCACGTACACCATCCGCAAGGACGCCAAGTGGAGTGACGGCGCGCCCATCAAGGTCGCCGACTTCCAGTTCTGGCTGAAGCTGGAAAACGACGACCGCGTGCCCGTGCCCAGCCGCGACCCCTGGGACCGCGCCAAGATCACCGTGAACGACACCGACACCTTCACGATCACCTTCGAGCCGCCCTACCTGTTCGCCGATCAGGTCAGCCCCGGCCTGGCGCCCAGCCACATCATGGGCAGCGCCTGGAACGCCTTTGACGCCAAGACGAAAAACGAGAAGGACGCCAAGGTCGTCAATGAGGAGTGGAAGAAGTTCATCTCGTCGTTCACCACCGCCCGGAACCTGCCCAAGGTCGTCGCCGGTCCGTTCAAACCCACCGCGTGGCGTGCCGGGAACAGCCTGACCATGACCCGCAACGCGGTCTACTGGAACCAGCCGAAGAACCCTGAGAACTACGTGCAGACCGTCACGTACCGCTTTATCCCGAACACCAACACCCTGAAGGTGAACATCCTGTCCGGGCAGCTTGACGCCGTCAGCGCCGTCGGCCTGACCTTCGACCAGGGCACGGACCTCGCCCGCAACGAACGCAGCAAGTACAAGACGTACTTCGTGCCCGGCGCCGTCTGGGAGCACATCGACATCAACGCCCGCGGCCAGCGCGCCAAGGACCTCGACCTCGACGATCCCCGCATGCGTCAGGCGCTGCTGTACGCCATCGACCGTGACGCCCTGACCAAGGCGCTGTTCCAGGGCAAGCAGGCCGTGTCCAACAGCTGGATCGGCCCGGTCAGCAAGCTGTACAAGAAAGACGTCAACGACTACAACGTGAACGTCGCCCGCGCCAAGCAGCTGTTCGCGGCGCTCGGCTGGACGCCCGGCAGTGACGGCGTGCTGCAGAAAGGCGGCAAGAAACTCACCCTGAATTTCTCCACCACCGCCGGGAACAGCACCCGCGAGCGCGTGCAGCAGATCCTCCAGGCGCAGTGGAAGGCCGTGGGCGTGCAGGTGAACATCCAGAACTACCCCGCCAGCGTCATCTTCGGACCGGACTTCCTGAGCAAGGGCGAGAGCGGCAAGTGGGACATGGCCATGTACGCCTGGTCGAACAACCCCGTCTTCGAGGAAGGCAACCTCTGGAAGAGCGAGGGCATCCCCACCGCCGCCAACGGCTACTCCGGCCAGAACAACCCTGGCTGGAGCAACGCCGAGTACGACAAGCTGTACAAGCAGGCGCGCGTGGAGTTCAACCAGGCCGACCGCATCAAGCTCTTCGACCGCATGCAGGCCATCTGGAACACTGAGGTGCCCGCCCTGCCGCTGTACTTCCGCGTGAACGTGTACACCAAGGTCCCGGGCCTCGTGAACTACACCTTCAGCGCCATCACGCAGTACCCCAGCTGGAACGCCGCGAACATCGGCTGGGCCAGCAAGGGCGCCGTCGAGGAGTACAAGCAGAAGTAACCGCCTCACCGCGCGTGTCCACCGGGCGGCGCGCGGCGGGCAGGGGGAGGGCAGGCGACGTCACGCCTCCTTCCCCCTGCCCTTTGCTTCAGGAGTTCGAACATGGGAACCTACGCATTACGCCGCGTCATCCAGATGATCCCGCTGCTGCTGGTGATCAGCCTGCTGATCTTCGGCCTGACCGCCCTGCAACCCGGCGACCCGGTGGATCAGCTGGTGTTCGGGAACAGCAACATCACCCCGGAGGACATCGCCCGCCTGAAGGCCTCCTACGGCCTGGACCAGCCGTGGTTCACGCGGTACTTCTTCTGGCTCAAGCAGGCCATTACCGGGAACTTCGGCTACTCGCAGGACTTCGGGATTCCCGCGCTGGAGTACGTCTTCCAGAACCGCCTGCCGAACACGCTGCTGCTGACCGTCCCGGCGCTGATCATCAGCACCCTGATCGCCGTGCCGCTGGGTATCTTCAGCGCCGTGCGGCAGTACTCGGCGCTGGACTATGTCCTGACCTTCCTCGCGTTCGTGGCGGTCAGCGCCCCGGTGTTCTGGGTGGGCGCGCTGGCCCTGTACTTCTTCGCGATCTACCTGCCGCAGCTCACGGGGGGGCTGCTGTCCCTGCCGCCGGGTGGGCTGGGCGGTGACGTGCCCCCCGAGGCCGGATGGTGGGCGGTGGCGCTGGACAAGCTGAAGTACCTGCTGCTGCCGCTGATGATCCTGATGCTGCGCGAGATCGCCGTGACGCTGCGCTTCATGCGCGCCAACATGCTCGAGACCCTCACGCAGGATTACGTGCGCACCGCGCGCGCCAAGGGCCTCGCCGACCGCCGGGTGCTGTACAAGCATGCGCTGCGAAACGCCGTGACGCCCATCGTGACCCTGCTGGGCCTGAGTATCCCCGGCCTGTTCGGCGGGGCCGTCATCACGGAGACCGTGTTCTCCTGGCCCGGCATGGGCAAGGCCATCCTGGACGCGCTGGTCAGCAAGGACTTCAACGTGGTCATGGTCTGCCTGATGATGCTGGCCGTCCTGACCGTGGTGTTCCAGCTGCTGACCGATCTCGCCTACGCCCTCGTTGACCCCCGGATCCGGTACGCCTGATGACCACCATGCCCGTCTCCACGTCCGCCCCCGCCAAGAGCCGCTCGACCATGCAGATCGCCATGCGCCGCCTGCGCCGCCACAAGGCCGCCATGGCCAGCCTGATCGTGATCGCGGCGCTGATCCTGATCGCGGTCTTCGCGCCCCTCATCGCGCCCTATGACCCGAACGCGCAGGACCTCGCGGGGATCTACGCGCCGCCCAGTGCGCAGCACGTCCTGGGGCAGGACAGCCTGGGGCGCGACCTGCTGTCCCGCATCATCTACGGCAGCCGCGTCAGCCTGATCGTGGGCTTCACGGTCGCGCTGTTCAGCGTCGCGCTGGGCACCCTGA from Deinococcus soli (ex Cha et al. 2016) encodes the following:
- a CDS encoding ubiquinol-cytochrome c reductase iron-sulfur subunit, translating into MTRYKKQDPEITRRKFINVAMGTGAGVGVLSLVSALGSAKPAFRLTPEKAPPIKGDILVHASADKEGQPIRVSELSEQGVSAWPMGKDKEGNNVIRKGEPNNQLAVYRFERDRFKVPEEGGHAHVVLELNGITEQGVVAYSNKCTHAGCAVPNDPNDATKLFCPCHSGQYDLLQGCKVVGGPPPRSMPQLPIKLDNDQLVVTETFVTAPYGFLNEADWETYLEQVKEIIG
- a CDS encoding cytochrome b, with the protein product MNQWLDDRLHISRLNDKFLRKAFPVHHSFFLGEITLFSLIVLIITGILLALAYEPSNSLVVNSFDPGTKADPNLVPAAYHSALKINAMPFGDMLRRIHHWMANIMVAAAVIHMMRIYFTGAFKKPREINWWIGMLLLIFASLTAVTGYILPYDNYAYNTVSVIYAITKSVPWVGDWLAQAAFAGRFPGEGIIPRIYGYHIMLLPGILLALTGAHMLIMIKQKHTQPQYAKRLAYKKIVGVPLMTQQTPIMLMLALLFTGLVVLFAAFIPVHPVEYYGPPSPDPISGIKPDWYLLWVFGALAIIPGFELEVLGGVISAEFVGAMVFPGIIMAAMFAVPMLDRSKDNMYYAENPTNHPVRLGAGVAFLVMMIVLSVAGYKIELIQSGILSSANANTILWILTIGLPAISYFATIGIVRLIRAIREADERDALAHAHADD
- a CDS encoding HesB/IscA family protein, producing MTATTTPETSGGVPARDITISEFGAQKALGILQNSGKENAGVRVFIKSGGCSGYQYGMAIDDRELEGDLIVVDRGVKLLVDRMSLPLLRGSEVDFVENMMGGGFTVHNPNATSACGCGSSFRTDGAQSPDGEGSGGCGSH
- a CDS encoding ABC transporter permease, with product MGTYALRRVIQMIPLLLVISLLIFGLTALQPGDPVDQLVFGNSNITPEDIARLKASYGLDQPWFTRYFFWLKQAITGNFGYSQDFGIPALEYVFQNRLPNTLLLTVPALIISTLIAVPLGIFSAVRQYSALDYVLTFLAFVAVSAPVFWVGALALYFFAIYLPQLTGGLLSLPPGGLGGDVPPEAGWWAVALDKLKYLLLPLMILMLREIAVTLRFMRANMLETLTQDYVRTARAKGLADRRVLYKHALRNAVTPIVTLLGLSIPGLFGGAVITETVFSWPGMGKAILDALVSKDFNVVMVCLMMLAVLTVVFQLLTDLAYALVDPRIRYA
- a CDS encoding peptide ABC transporter substrate-binding protein — its product is MKKTLALTAFLLGAALAGPANNSLVVGTSQEPPNIYDPWNTNNLAITSEINGYMGAGLTYQDDNGDTKADIATRVPTLANGDYKVVKDSKGDVIRNSVTYTIRKDAKWSDGAPIKVADFQFWLKLENDDRVPVPSRDPWDRAKITVNDTDTFTITFEPPYLFADQVSPGLAPSHIMGSAWNAFDAKTKNEKDAKVVNEEWKKFISSFTTARNLPKVVAGPFKPTAWRAGNSLTMTRNAVYWNQPKNPENYVQTVTYRFIPNTNTLKVNILSGQLDAVSAVGLTFDQGTDLARNERSKYKTYFVPGAVWEHIDINARGQRAKDLDLDDPRMRQALLYAIDRDALTKALFQGKQAVSNSWIGPVSKLYKKDVNDYNVNVARAKQLFAALGWTPGSDGVLQKGGKKLTLNFSTTAGNSTRERVQQILQAQWKAVGVQVNIQNYPASVIFGPDFLSKGESGKWDMAMYAWSNNPVFEEGNLWKSEGIPTAANGYSGQNNPGWSNAEYDKLYKQARVEFNQADRIKLFDRMQAIWNTEVPALPLYFRVNVYTKVPGLVNYTFSAITQYPSWNAANIGWASKGAVEEYKQK